In Afipia carboxidovorans OM5, the sequence CAGCACTGCCGCGATCAGTTCCGGCTCGGGCGGCAGCGGGATGTATTCCTTGGCACCGGCATGGATCGCGGCCACCGCCGCGCGTGCATCATTGGTGATGCCGCAGGCCACGATCGGCACGTGAATGTGTTCGGCCTCGAGCCGCATTACCAGATCGCGAATGTCGATCGCGACATCGACCAGCAGCAGGTCCGCGCCCTTGCCGCCGCGCGCCACCCGCATCGCAAGTTCGATGTCCTCGGCGTGCGTCACCGTCGCGCCGTTCTCCATCGCAATCTTGGTCGCGGTTGTCAGTTGCCCCTTCAGGGTCCCGACGATGAGAAGCCGCATGATTTGCTCCTGTCAGTGTCGCGCCGTGTCCGGCGTCGGTTTGGTTCGGCTGCGCGCCTACGCGCGCTCCGCCTTGATGATTTCCGTCATGGTCACGCCAAGCTTGTCCTCGACGAGGACCACTTCGCCGCGCGCCACCAGGCGGTTGTTGACGTAGATGTCGATCGCCTCGCCAACACGGCGGTCGAGTTCGAGCACCGTGCCGGGGCCAAGCTTGAGAAGATCGCTGACGTCCATCTTCGAGCGGCCGAGCACGGCCGAGACCTGCACCGGAACATCGAACACCGCCTCGAGATCGGAGGCGATGCGCGCGCTACGCTCCTCGTCATCCGCATAGGCTGCCTGATCCAGCGGCGGCGCCTCGATCGCGTTAAGGTCCGGCAACGGCACCTGGTCCTGTCCGTCATTCTCACTCATGAGTCTCTCCCGGCCTGATTGCGGGCCGCCATATAGCGCTCCACCAGTTCACCAATCCGTGCGTTCGTTGCGGCGTGATCGAGGGTACAGCCGCCGTCCGCCCATTCGATCTTGCAGTCCGAGACTTCGATTTCGGGCTCTGCGAGAATGACAAGCCGTCCTTCGAAACCGCTGCGGCGCGCAAGGTCTTCGATCCGCTCGCGGGCGCGATCGTAGAGCGCATCGTTGACGCGGATCGCGATATGCGGCGTCGAGGTCAGGTGCTGCAGGCAATCGGCAACCAGCGCCATGATCTCGGTGAGCGGTTCGGCCGCAACGAGCTCACGCGCGAGCTTGCGGGCGGTCGCCACCGCCACATCGACGGCCTCGGTCTCGACCCGGCCTTCGACAGTCTTGAAGCTTGCCGCGAGCGCGCGCATTGCAATCGAAATCTCTTCCATCGCCAGAGCCGAGCGGCGATCACTCTCGACGCTGGCCTCGCGTTGCGCTGCTGCAAAACCTTCGCGGAAGGCGCGCGCCTCGGCCTCTGCAACCTGCTGGGCGATCTCGGCACGAGAAGCCGGCCGCTCGGTATTCGCCGGAGCGGTGAAATCCATGTCGAACAGGAATTTCGCGGGCGCGCTCATCAGTACACCAGCTCGTCGTCAGCACGATTCTTTTGCAGCATGATCTCGCCCTTGGCGGCGAGGTCTTTCGCGAGATTGACCAGAAGCGCCTGCGCCTCATCGACATCGCGCAAGCGTACCGGCCCGGCCGCCGCCATATCGTCCTGCAGCATCTTGGCGGCGCGGGTCGACATATTGCCCATGAAGAACTCGCGCAC encodes:
- the fliN gene encoding flagellar motor switch protein FliN; the protein is MSENDGQDQVPLPDLNAIEAPPLDQAAYADDEERSARIASDLEAVFDVPVQVSAVLGRSKMDVSDLLKLGPGTVLELDRRVGEAIDIYVNNRLVARGEVVLVEDKLGVTMTEIIKAERA
- a CDS encoding FliH/SctL family protein gives rise to the protein MSAPAKFLFDMDFTAPANTERPASRAEIAQQVAEAEARAFREGFAAAQREASVESDRRSALAMEEISIAMRALAASFKTVEGRVETEAVDVAVATARKLARELVAAEPLTEIMALVADCLQHLTSTPHIAIRVNDALYDRARERIEDLARRSGFEGRLVILAEPEIEVSDCKIEWADGGCTLDHAATNARIGELVERYMAARNQAGRDS